The following is a genomic window from Clostridia bacterium.
GCAGAAATAACATTTACAGTCACAGTTCCTGAAGAATTACCTGATTATGTTAATGTTTATATAATCGGTAACAATACAGGCAGCTGGTCAACATTAAGTGATGATAACAAATTGACCAAGGATAGTGCAGATGGTAAGAAATATTCAATAGTTTTGACACTGGATTTTGAAGCTGATGATTCTTTGTCTAGACAGATGCAATATAAATATGTTCTTGCTAATGCTAATGGCTCAGTCAACTGGTCATTTGTAGAAAAAGGTCCTCAAGGCGAGGAATTAAGCAACCGTACATTGTTTGTAAACGGCGGAGCTTCAAGTGTTCAAGATGTAGTAGCTTCTTGGGGTGGAATACCTGGAGATCCTAATGTAACTGTAACAACTAATTTAAAGATTATACTTAACATACCCGAAGCAACAACAGATGATATTTATGTAATTGGTGGTTTCCCTTCTCCTTATGCAAACTGGGGTAAAGATGATACCTTAAAAATGACTAAGGTTAGTGATACTCAATATTCTTGGGAAGGAACACTTACTACATCCGATCTTACTTTAGCATTTAAGTTTAATAACGGAAGCTGGCATAGCGATACTAATCCTGACGGTAATGAAATAATTTTACCTGAAACTTTACCTGAAGGTGTAAGTTTATCAGGCGGCAGTCTTAATGTTACATTAATTGATGGCGATTTAACAATCGAAATTAATTCAGACGGCTGGATGTATTAATGCAAATTTGGTTTTTCTAGGGACAAAATACATTAGGGTTTTGTCCCTAGAAAACTGATTTTTGAAGTTGGGGTTAAGATGAGAAAGAAAGTTTTTTGTTATTTGCTTGCCGTTCTTATATCTTTTTGTGCAATTCAAACTTACAATTTTGATCAAAAACGTGTTAATGCAGAATCTATAGATGTTACCGTTACCATACACTATCACAGATATTTAGGCGATTATTCGAAATGGAATATGTGGCTATGGTCAGACGGCAATGATGGTGCTGCTTACAAATTTGATTCGACTGATGAATATGGTGTATGCCTTACGACCTCTATAACTAAAGTAGATCCTACTAAAAAGGGTATTGGTCTTATAGTGTGTACAGACAGTTGGGCAAAAGATGTAAGTATTGACAGATTTATTCCATATGAAAAGATTGTAGATGGAAAAGTAGAAATTTGGCTTTTACAAGGCGATGCCAATATCTACTATTCTAGAGATGATGTAGATATTACACCTAAAATGTTAAGTGCAGTATTCGAATCAAATAAGAAAATTAAAATAACAGTAACCGCTCCTATAACAGAAGGTACCAAAGAGGACTTCGAAGTTTATGAGGGGTTAGAGAAAGTTGAAATCGAATCCATATCAGCAAGCATAGGAAAATCATCAGCCACCATAACTTTAAAAAACGAAGTAGATTATTCAAAATCTTATGTCGTAAAGTCTGTCTATTATAAAGATATGGTGATAAGTAT
Proteins encoded in this region:
- a CDS encoding pullulanase-associated domain-containing protein, with the protein product MRKKVFCYLLAVLISFCAIQTYNFDQKRVNAESIDVTVTIHYHRYLGDYSKWNMWLWSDGNDGAAYKFDSTDEYGVCLTTSITKVDPTKKGIGLIVCTDSWAKDVSIDRFIPYEKIVDGKVEIWLLQGDANIYYSRDDVDITPKMLSAVFESNKKIKITVTAPITEGTKEDFEVYEGLEKVEIESISASIGKSSATITLKNEVDYSKSYVVKSVYYKDMVISMEEIFGSQEFSDVFSYSGELGAIYSKDSTIFKLWAPTASKVVLNLYSAGDGDNLLQSLEMTKGEKGVWSKTVEGDLDKTYYKYTVTVNGLTNEVTDPYTKAAGVNGNRGMVIDLSKTNPDGWEDQARPVTQNITDAVIYEAHIRDLTIDPSSGVSEKHRGKFLGLTELGTVNSYGDSTALSHLI
- a CDS encoding Ig-like domain-containing protein, encoding MKRKLLVMLVIACCIAMSASVLTACGNKPTITLDKTSVTLAIEESVTLVPTVSDDTLEVSWSSSDSSVAKVNSYGVVIAQSLGTATITASVKGAKATCTVKVEPVVTLNQTEIKLTSGEDVTADLNQFQLLASFNPVLGKDEKATWTSSDEKVATVDENGLVTAVAAGTATITVKAPNGAEAKATVTVEDLNTDPAEITFTVTVPEELPDYVNVYIIGNNTGSWSTLSDDNKLTKDSADGKKYSIVLTLDFEADDSLSRQMQYKYVLANANGSVNWSFVEKGPQGEELSNRTLFVNGGASSVQDVVASWGGIPGDPNVTVTTNLKIILNIPEATTDDIYVIGGFPSPYANWGKDDTLKMTKVSDTQYSWEGTLTTSDLTLAFKFNNGSWHSDTNPDGNEIILPETLPEGVSLSGGSLNVTLIDGDLTIEINSDGWMY